The nucleotide window AGTGATCAatccatatttcatatttttactaACTTAAAAATGTCACTTCTGAtgaaatatcctttaaaaaatataattattcaaaAAAAACTCTGCTGTTAAGACTAAGATTTTAATCTTTAACACACACTAAGTCTTTTCATTTGCCGAGTATCAACTATGCTTAAAGCTTTATTGTCATCTTTTACTACCCCATTCTTCTTCACTTCCAACATCCAAATTGATTGGCCAATCCTATTGTGTCTTTAATATACATATAGCTCTACTAATTCTATTCGCTACAGTGTCTGCTCCTTTACGTTCTTACTGCCATCACTCTAGTCCCAAGTTGGTGAAGACATGGCATGTGTGCCCCGGTGtgttggagggggctgctccattcacctctccacagtgcctgaggGCAATGTTCACATGCCCTACCCTGCCCTTCCACTCACcagcccaatgtgagcactttctccctctgctgtctgggaTAATGCGGGGGCTCAAGGCAGcttgagggtgcagtttgggcatatgatctctaaaaggtttgccaatgctgccctagtccaaatcttcatgactgCCAGGATTATAGTAATGGCTTCCTAACCAATCTTCCTGCCCACAATTTTTCACCCAATACATCCTTCACTACACTGTCAAAATTGTCTTCACACATTgtcaaagcaatttttaaaattcaaggtCTATGAAACTTTACtatcaaaaaattttatgtgTCACATTACTATCTACCAAATAAAAATCCAAACTTTTTGAAGACTAGCATTCAAGGTCCTTTATAACCTGCCACCAATTTACCTCTTACAGTGTAATATTCATGTTCATATAATTGGTATTCAAGCCAAATTGAACTATTCACCACCTCATAAATAGAATCCACACTTTTCTACATTGGTGTCTTTGGCCTATTCTTGATACCTgaaatctctcccttcctccctaagCTGAAATTCTAATCTTTAAGAAATCTTAATTCTTTAAGACCTTCCTAGTTGAAAaacaatttcttcctctggaaaaatTTCATAacactttgtaattattttatgcattaatatTGCATATTACTTTCTATACATTTTGTATATACTCTATGAGGGCTGAATAGTGTATATTTTAGGTGCTCATTGTTTATTGAACAAATGCACacaaatgtaatatatatatatataaatgtaatatatacatatacatatatatataacttaggAAGTAATATGCTTAGGTTATCATAAAGTTCATTTTAGTATCACAATCAGCTCCATTTATGTAGCATTATTCATGTTTTCCAAATAAAGATTAACAataatttgtgtgtgtatgtatgcatgtgcatgtgcatgtgcagCTAAATGGGAgaaatggattgagagtcaagccctgggctcaaatctggcctcagacacttcctagctatgtgaccctgggcaagtcacttaacccccactgcctagtacttaccactcttctcccttggaaccaaaacatagtattgattctaggatagaaggtatgggtctaaaaaaaaattcaagtaggTAGTTATTAAGAAATAATAACCTTGTGGCAATTGTTATGCCTCATGCTAATGTAAATTTTTTTGGGAGATGACCTGTTAATGAAGACATGTATAATAAAGTATACAATTACTTTGTCAcactacttaaaaaaaaccctacagaAGAAAATAGTCAAATTAAATATAGTACAcagaaaatccagaaaacaataaaatttacaGAAATCAAGGATTGAACTTCCTCTTGAATCTAAACCATTTCAAACAaatttgattctttaaaaataactccTTTGGTAATAAATTCATTATGTCTTACATATTTCATTAAACCAAACTTAACACTCTAAGCCTTTaaattcccttcctcctcacCAGATCAAGCATCCTTTCCTAGAGACAAATACGTGGAAATAGAaggcataactgaaaaaaaaatagtaagggCACTGGGAAAAGAACATCTGCCATAAAAACCTATTAGCttaatgaattcttattccataacaagagacatgaaaagaaaacagctgtctttataaaaaaatgttaaacaaaaatAGTTACCAATTTTATCTTCTAGCTCCATTACTGAATGTTGATCACTTTTTACAGAGGTTGAGTTCTCTAAGGAATCCTACAtttaaacaaaggcaaaaaaaggcaaaatgatgtAATTAGAAGTTTCTTTGTAATGATGAAATAGCAAGAATCATTGTactgaaaaaaaaagctaaagtaTCATATgatctatataaaaatattctgggGGTAGTTTTTTCTCAGTGTtatcaaaaattttaatataaatcaataaCAGAAAGCTTCAGGTAGAAAAGCATAGCATCTATAAATAATGTACACAATCTTAAACATGAAGTCCTCATAATACAGGAAAGATCAAGTAAATTTTCCAGCTTACCATATTATGATTAAAGAATTTTTTGGGTAGAGGAACtccaaattttaatgaaatagaattaCCAgtacagttttatttttgttttggcacTGTTCCTTATTGAGGAACAAGTTTTGAGACAAAATTTTCTGGATCTTAGTGATCCtgctatataaaaaataagtcatttaatcccattatTACTTTTCATAAGCAattcaagataatttttaaaaagtgccatTTTATTAGACTAAGCCTTATGAAAAGTCTGGAATGCTTTTGAGTAAGCTTACCatttagaaacaaataaaaagtggTAAATTTTCTTTTGACTTCATTTATTCTAAGTTAATTCTCCCCAGGGTTTCATTATTAGTAAAAGTGTTTGGAATGGGCATACTCTAATCaagaattttattaataaaataaaataatttgcaaCCTTTAAAGTTGTCAATTCTGCTTTCACATCATGTAGTTCAGCTTCTCTTTGTTCTAGCAATAGTCTTATGTTTCCTTGCTCTTCTACAGAAGACTCTCCTTGATCCTGAATTTCATTTTTGCTACATAGAAGCTTCTGAGAGACTTCTTTTATCTGAGCTAaaagattttggttttcaagCTGTGTCTTCTCATTTACATTATTCATCTCTTGAAGATCATGTTGCAATGCCACTTTTTCTGATAGACATCCATCCAGTTCTTCCTTCAgagaaattctctctctttcatagtcTTCCAGTAAAGATCGAAGTTCTTTACAATTGGCTAAATTCTCTTCTTtgatatattcattttctttctgcaaCTGAAGcaccatttcatttttctgaaaatCCAAGCTCAgtttttcctccttcattctttctAAAGAGTCTCTTACAGCTTGTAAGATAATCATGACATCTTGTTCCTCATTTATTTCTGAACCTGTGGCTCCCATCTCTTTCAGGAAATTATACAGCTGGCACCTAACAATTGAGTTTTGTGTTTGCTCCTTTACAAATAACTcctctaaattatctttttctttaattgccaGCTGAAGTTTATTTCCCAATTCTGTAGTTTTCTCTTTAaagctaaattcttttttttcagcTATGAAAGTGTCCAAATCTTTATTCATTTGGTCCCTTTCTGTActtagtttttcattttctttctgaagGTTCTTCATCTGAGACAACAACATTTCTTGCTCTTCAGAGAGAACTTTAACTTGAACCTCAAGCTTTTTCACAATTTGGCTGTtatgctctttttcttttaaagcctCTTTCCATGCTACCGTTGATGCATTCACCTTTTGTTCTAGTTCATTGTTGTACTGAGTAATTtgatcttctttttccttaagttttataatctcttcctctttcctttcacattttttgtGGAGGTTGTCCAATTCCTCCtgagcattttgtattttactTAAGAAATGATCCTTTTCATCATTAAGAGTACATATTTTTGCTTGTAGCTCTTGAACCATGAGATCTTTCTCATTGAGACTAatcaatatttcttcatttttctcttgaaggTCCTTGACtacattttcttgtttctctgtCTCATCTTGTTTAGATATTACTTCTTCCCGTTCTTTGAGATCATTCAGAGTTTCAAGGAGCTTATCTTTTTCATTAAATGCAGCTCTGAGTTTTTGCTGCAGCTCAAAAACATCAGAAGCTTGCTGTTGCTTCATGGATTCAAATTCCTGGCTGATCTTTCCAGCTGACTCACCCAAATCTCTTTGTAACATTTCCATAGTTTCTCGCAAACTCTCATAATTTAAAACTGCTTCCTGCTTTTCTTGCTGTAAGTTTTCATACTGTTCCCTAAGATCCTGTATTTCAATCATTATggctaaattttctttttttgaatctgACAAGAAAGTTTGCTTTAGTTCTGATATTTCTTTTTGATATGCCTCTTTAAGTCTCTCTACTTCCATATCATGTTGTTTAATAGTATTGCTAACTTGATTTCTTGAAGCTTCTAGCtcagattttaatttttcaattatacaacagTGATCTTCTTTAACAAGTAGTAGTTCATTaactttaaattctaaatcttcCCGCTCATGAAAAAACTCATCCTTTATATGCTGGGCATCCATCTCTAGTTTTAATTTAAGATTATTCATATAGGTTACTTCATCTTTTAACATACTATGCTGTGACTCCatttctttcaaggaatcttCTAAGTGTTTGACCTTTTCATTAACTATTTGTTTAACAGCAGTATCTTCTTGGATTTTTTTATCATGTACTTGATTTTCTTTAATTGGATTTAAGGCTTCTTTAAGGTTTTCATGTTCCACCTGCTCCtgaatgtttttttcatttaccTTAGACTGCTTTAGCTGTATcgatttgtttctttcttcttcactatCTTTACCACAAACTTCTAGTTGATACATCAATgttgccatttcttctttgtgTACAGTCTTCAGTTGCAAAAGCTCCTCCAGCAAGCTACTAATTTCACCTTGGTAATATTGAGAATTAGCCTTAATAATGTTTTGGAGAACattaatttcttgattttttccaTCAGCGATAGCCTCTAATTGTTTTTTCAGATACAAAATTTGTCCTTCATAAGCTGGCCTAATTCTTTGAATCTCTTCTTGAAGCTTTTTGACATCATCTTGGGactcattattattaattttaagctTTTCTGCAAGTCCTATTTGTTTTTGCATTGCTTCCTGCAATTCCTTCTCTAAGCCAGCTTTATCTTCACTGTACTTGGACTGTACTTCAACCAAATCAGTTTTCaaactttcaatttctttcaagTAACTTCTACGTGAGTGTTCCAACTCGTTTTGTAGGTCTTCCATCTTGGTTATGGAatgctagtttaaaaaaaacatacattaatcatttaaaaagataaaattaaccttaatttccagttttctcaaccTCTTTTTAGTTGCAAACTAATCAGATAGAGGAGAAACCCAACAGAGATAAGCAGGATAGATAAAgatgttttaaatattattactatagctaacatttaatgaatattattgtaGAAGACAGCATACTGTAGTCAATGCTTGAACAAAAAGCAGGTAAAGTATCTGAATCtgactttccctttttttaaacacttaactttctgttttggaatcaatactaagtattacttCCAAGGTAGTAGGCCACTGGGGTTAAGTGAAACAGTTAAAAGTGTCACAGGACCCCCAATCTCCTGACTTGGTCTTCTATCCACCGAACCACCTACCAACCCCTGAATGTGactttccttttaaaagtatctaaaaattgtttttaactttaaaaagtaaaCTTTCCTTATTCAAACAAGGCAGTTGCAGacattgacaaaaagaaaaaggaattttaaagctAGAATTATGACAGAAACGAATGACACATAGGATTGGCATCGTATTTTTAGCTAAGGATACTTGGGGTCATCAGATGGAGTTCTACTCTTACAATGGTAAATAAGGAAAGGTTAAATTATTACACTTTGTACTACTTATATAAGGAAAgcttcatgaagaaaatgaatatcACTAGCAGTAGTTATCTACAAGAATATGTGTAAATGCTTTGTCTCAGAAAAAACGCAAAGTGTTAACGTAGATCATATCTGGTTAATATAAATTCAGGTTCTGTTAAGACAAAGTGTGGTGCTATGGAAAGGGTACTAAATATGGAGTCAGGGGATACTAGTTGGAATTTCAGCTCTGTCATTAACTATTTCCAATTTTGGTCAAAATCTATGTTCCCATTAACTGTATTTAAATAGTTAATTATAGAATTTAATGTTATCACAAGTCTTTATATAACATACATTATTTATATTGTATCTCATCCTGCATCTACATCTTCTGGGTATTTAAGCTATGCTATAGATGCCTACATTTCATGTACTTATAGCAGacccaaggaaaaaaattaaccatTTGAATTTTCAGAAACGGTTGCTATTAACTTCTGCAGGAGATGCACTTATCAGGCATTTTACCACTGTCCAAATGTTATTATTTACGTGATtacaactgaaaataaaaatggccTACCTCTGGCAAACTTGGGAAGAAAACTTTCTAAGGTGGCTTTAAGTCTCCCTTTTCCTGCTTGCTTTTTTCCCTTAATggtatcctttcttttcttctgactCTCCTCTCCCTTTAATTGCTCAATGCCTCGATTTTTAACTTCTTCTTTAATACAATAAAACTTTTGGCTAAAACTCATTTACAACATTATTAATTATCCTGGCTTCTTGAATGTTTAAATTTTCTTCATAAATGTAGAATAAAAGGAACACCCATCAGCTTAGCTGGTCTTTCTTCTACTCCTCTCAACCCTTTCTTTCCAAATCTCTATATGGTCAGATTCCCACAGACTGGGGAATCCAATGCTTATCTCAGATTCTCATTGATTTCCTTGATCTTTCTCCATGCCATCATCCCTGGATAAGGTCTTACTTTATTCCAAATAGCActgtaattaaatattatttactttgatatttttaaaattttagaatgtaTAACTATAAAATAACTTTAGAGATTACTTTTTCCTAATGAAAATGCTTTTTCTCAGTACAGCCATCATGATTAAACAATGCAACAATAAAGTTAGATAGTAACTGAGGACATATTAAAAACATTCATGAGAAAAAGATAAGTTTCCATACTTCAGTTTCTTGCTTCATTTTAACATTCTCTTTCTTCAGTGCTAAACAGTGTTGCTCATACTCTGCTTTTTCCAAAAGAATAGTATCCAGCCGTTCTGTAAGAGCCTATTTTTGAACAAAACAATATGTTCATTAAGTGCTAATCAAAAAAGAGATTATCGTTTGGTCACCAAATATTAATATGGTACTgaaaaattttctgttttattaggAAATGGATCACTAGACACTCATTTTTAGAACATCTATACGGCCTGCTACCTAGAAATGGTATACTAAAATTCTGATGATAGTAGAATAGTTATGgcaaaacaattattttaaatatgattttactTCATAAAGGCTAAAAGACTAGATGAACGGTCATAGTTTTGAGAGAATAAAGGGAAGTTGGAAAAGGGAGTTGATTTGGACAAAGGAAGAgttaagaaaagaggaaggaatatgAAGTGGATTCGAGGTGATGGAAAGATATCCAAAAACAATTTATAAGGTGGTCATTATAATGTAAAGGAAGACAATACTGATAAGACTTGGAATTATGATCAAAGTGATGAATCACTACCATTTCTTCTAGGCCTAGATGTGGTGGACTATAGGTACAGAATGAAGCCTGTGCTTTAACAGTTGGACATTTTTATCTGCTTTGTTTGATTTTATTTACAACAAAGAAGAAGTTGGGGAGGAAAGTCAGTGGATAGTGatagtgatatttttttttaaaaaggaaaacaagacataaaatgtaaacaaatatttaagtagGGAAACAAGACTGACTAGATGGACCTATTAGCTAAAAGCAGAAAGCTTTTAAGCTAATGCTTTAAAAGTGGTTTAGGTCTCAAAGGGAATATAGATAGAAATGAGTAGAGGTGCAGAATCATACCCAAGTTAATGGTTGAGGAAAAGTcaaaggttctctctctctctctctctctctctctctctctctctctctctctctctctctctctctctctctctctctctctctctctctctctctcttactttcacacacaaacaaaaatttttagaACTACAAATTATCTTAAAGACCATGTGGTTCAAGAGTTCTTAACATAGGGTCTAATGGATAGAAAAAAATTACCCTTTTATTTTCCTAACCTTTGCtattctaagtattttatgtatttaaaaatattaatctgaAAGGATCCATTGATTTTACCAGACTTCCAAAGAGATTCAAGACACAAACATGATTATGAATTATTGATCTTAagagtccaacctccttattttagagatgaagaaactgaggtactaggagtctaagtgactttccccaaaTCAGAGAAATGGAAGAGCCTGGATTAGAAACTAAAGTCTCCTGATTTATAATAGTATTTCTTCCAATACACTAAGCTGCCAACTTGCAAGGAGTCATGACTTGTCATCAGATATTTCTCATGAAAGTAAATGCATTTGAAAACTACCATCTCCACCAGCAATATTCAGAAATATTCTATTACCTGAATTACATCATCAGTTCCCCCAGCAAGAGGTTTTGATCTCAATTCTTCAATCTCCTTCTCTAAttcttaaaaacaacaataacaacaaaaaacacccCAGGTAAAAATATGTTATACATTTTGAACAAAATAATtcagaaatcaacaaaataattgcATAAGGAGTCTAAAAGAGCAATTTATAAAACACCTAATAGTTGCATCTTTGATTTAAAAAGTGGCAAAGCAACATTTGCTCCCCTCCCACCTCAAAACATATTAAGTACTAATATAAAACTCACAACAGGTCATATACAGGCCTAAAAATAGCTACATGTGCCCAATTGTGGACCAGAACCTCTGACTAAATTGCTTTTTTTCAATTTGATCCAAATATTACTGAAACCAAAATCTTTCTAGTTAGGAATTCTTAGGGTAGCATTTAAAAGTCATCAAAAATTTAGGAAATTCAAAGGTAACATgcagaaatatttatattaaagaaaaataatgaagtcttctaaaaggaaaatataaactaAAGACAGCACTCAATATCAGTGAATGATGATACCTACTAATGTGTATATATACGTATGTATATATAGTGATTAGTATGTGCtttactattatctcatttgaccctcactcATTTCTTTGATAATCTGTGATAATATATAAAAGTTCTTAAAATTGatagtttaaaattatttcataggaagcttctctctttttctctccatctttgtATTCCCCTCACTTCAAACAAGCATTGTTTTATCTTTCTCATATTCCTTTCAGCTCAATCAGACAAAGGCAACTGCTCTTTACTATGGTAAGATAATTAAATCATCAAAGACTAGGGTGGGTGGAAATCTTAGTGTTAGTTTCTATTAGAGAGTAGGAAGAATTACATGTTTTGCATGGTATTCTCAAGGACCAAAGTCAAGTCAGTGTGATATTAGCaactatttaatatttctaaaaagaaaatgaagatctgTGTATTTAAAGTAGATGTTTTATCAAGCTAATTACCTGTGCATcttgatttagctttttgtatTATCATCATCTGCTTCTTGGCAAACTTGATGAGATCCTCCTTGGGTAATGTTTCTAACTGAAATGTAAAAGATGTTATTAAAAATGGTTGTAACTTATATTTCTACTATAGCATAAAGAGAGTACttcaaatattttgctaaaagtagtcaaatattaatatatgttgcatgaaagcactgatataacctatatcagactatttaccccgttggagagaggggaaaggagataatctgaattgcaaaatatcagaaaacaattatcaaaattctttctacatgtaattgaagaaaataaaattcaatttaaaaaagtcCAATGTTGATGTttacatttttgcttttcttaaaaattttaagtcaaTTAAACAAAAACTATGCCTACTCCatgttcactttttaaaataaacataaaaagaacctataagcaataaaaataaagaccattTTAATAGTCTAAGAAACTGGATTAAGTCTGACTACAGGAAAATTCAAGAACTGTTGTTGAATGAGAAAGACGTGTATTCTACCAATAATTTAATGCTTTCAGAAAGATTTTTGTGAAGAAATTATTGGCTTTTTAGAGATCTATCTTTGCCTTACAGACCATGTGACCCAACACCCTCAATTTACAGAACAAACTGCGGCCTTTGAGGTACAGGTCATATTTTAGGATCACACCCCTAATTAGTAGAAGAATTTTGACTATGcttagtcttttgacttctaCTTAGTCTAGTGGCTTTTTAATCTTGATTTGTTCTACTACAGAACTTATGTACAAAGCTCTTAATGTTTTGGAAAACCTGCAGAATCTTTCAGCAGTTATAGAACTCAGAATACTAACTTAAATGATAAAAATCTCTGCTAATTTGGAAATAAGATTTATCAGCATTTCAGGAGAAATATGTTCCCTGGTTGAAAGGGTTTTCCAACTGTAAAATAATGGGGGTTGGCCTCAATGcactctaaggtccctttgatttcttaattttaagttcCTATTAAAATTTCTGACATCCAACACATTTacatatgccagacactgtgttaggcCTTGGGGATATAACAATAAGAAACAAGATCCTCACGGAATttcctggaaggaaaaaaaaagtatgtaaaaggaaaagcaaatagtgtaaaataaatacaaagttatttGTGATGGGGAGGCCCTTGGAAGCAAATAAGGAAAGGCTTCTAACAGGACATGAGCTGAGTTACAAAGGAAGTTAGAGATTCTAGGAAACAGAGATGTAGTATTTTCATAGAATTAGATAAGTAAACCTGTATACAGCCCACAACAgcattttggtttattttttaccTTAGATTTGCCAATCCCAGGTGTAGCTGGTGAAGCTACTACATCTTGCCCAGGATCCTGCAAAAAAGACAGAACCAAAACCTTTGAGTTCCCAAGCCGGAGTTCCTTAAAAGAGGCTTCATCAGCAAACTCTCTCCTGGAACCAGGTGAGCAAAATATGGGGAGTCCAAAAAGTCTTAaacttttaatagcttaaaatcacactaagatttttggggCACTTGGCATTCCTTTTAAGGACAACTGGGAGGGCTTGAGGCTGTAGTGAACTAGACGGAGTAGGCAAGGTGGGGTGCGGGGTGGGATGCTTCAGGCAGATAGGAGGGTATATTAAAAAGGCGGAGATTGTCATCACGGAGGAACCTCCGAACTCAGGAGGGAAGGGCAAGGGGCCAGAGGGGGGTGGGATGAGAGGAGGTTTGAGGCAGCCGAcaggggtggagggtgggggtgaggggtggcGAGTCAGCTGAGGAGGCCTTCGAAGCCGGGAAGACTTCGGAAggcaaggaaaaggggagaggcgTCTACGTCGCAAGCACCACcgtttctcccctcctctcccctagAGCACAGGAACCAAGTTACCTCCATGGCCACGCCGGcatcatatacacacacacacacacaccgcgTCCCCCTAGTCCGGGACTAGCCGGTCACCGTAGCTACCAAAGCCAGAGCCGCAGCTAGTGCCGCTTCACTTCCGTTTCCAGCAGCTGCTGCGATAGAAGCCTCTGATGACGTAGAATTTATTCGTGGGTCAAGGGTGACGCTGCACCGCGACCCCGCCCCATCCCACCCCTAGCGTTACCGCGGCAACGGGGAACCGCCTGTctggttcttctcccttcttGCTCCGCCCTACTTCCCACCCCATTCTTTCTGCTCGTTGCCTGTTGGTTGAGGTGGCGCTTCCTGCTTCAGCCTTCCACATCCGGGAGTAGGTTTCTAGGCACCGGGGTCAGAGTCCTCCCTCCAATATCCCTTTTTTCTCAGTGCATTCTGGGGAATGAGGGATGAGGAGGGGGAAGTGAGAGGCATGAGACTTAGCCAGGTCGATCAAATACTAAGCCAACCCCAACCTATTTCTGCGGAAAAGGCATTTAAATAcgtaaatacacacatacactggAGAGGCTAAACTCACTCCAAACCAAACCACTTTCCCAAAAAAGGTACTTAAAACACAGACTTAAAACCAAATCACTTTTGTCAAAAAGACACACATACACTAGAGAGGCTAAGTGCACCTAAAACCAAATCACTTTGCCAGAGGCAGTTACAAGTTAGCTAAtaggaaaaatagaattaatactggaatTTGAAAATAATCCACAAAGGTGAAATTAAGGGTTAACCAGGTGCAACCTGTCAgatgattccaaaatgaaaagcaCACATTTGGTAATATTAAGGGAAAACGACTGATAGAAGCAGAACTTTGCACAGGCCTGATCTGTTCTTTGTTCTGTGCAGATTGGAGGGATAATTCAAGTGGGTCATGtggatttcttccttcctctaaaaATAGATTAATTTTGAGAACCGTGAACAAATATCTTAAAGCTCATTGCCTTCAGCATTTGAGGAGAAAGATATCAGTGCTGTGCTCCTTCTGAAGTATATTTGAAATTAGAGATAGAATAAGATATGCCAAACTGAgaagaagagttagaaaaagcgGAAAGAATTGACAGCAATATTTATATTAGGATAGTGGACTGGCGACATCCTTCAATCTGCTCATCTTGCAAGGCTTTTTGGCTTTACTGTGGAACTGGACTGGTAAACCTGGTGTGGGGTACTGAGGCTTTAATTGCATGACCAGGTCACCAGAAGACCCGACAGTTCACCTTGTTATATAACTAGAAGTATATGTGCATGCACCTCTTTCAGGCACCTTGCCATATCTTGTTGGCCTTGGGACTCTTTGCTGGTTCTGGAAACGCATGAGTTTCACCAACTCTGAGAACATCTTTATTAGAATACTCCCCCAAAAGACATCTGTGTACACCTAATTATTCTATGCGtacttttatttactttatcCTATATAAGAAGTCCCCTTAACATAGAATAGTTGTGGTGATCTGTATTTCTGCTGGCCTTTATGGACTGTGCAATACTAATGTATAAGTTACCTATAATAAACTTACTTTTGTCATGAGATATACTGGCTGGTCTCATTtttcaatccccccccccccccccccctctctctctctctctctctctctctctctctctctctcctctcctctctctctctctctctccctctctctctcctctctcctccctccctccctctctctctctctctctctctctctctctctctctctctctctctttctctctctctctccttctctctcttctctctctctctctttctctctctctctccttctctctctctctctctctctctctccctctctctctctctctctcctctctctctctctctctctctctctctctctctctctctctctccctctctccctctctctctccctccctccctccctctctctctctctctctctctctctctctctctctctctctctctctttctctctctctctctctct belongs to Monodelphis domestica isolate mMonDom1 chromosome 8, mMonDom1.pri, whole genome shotgun sequence and includes:
- the GCC2 gene encoding GRIP and coiled-coil domain-containing protein 2, with translation MEDPGQDVVASPATPGIGKSKLETLPKEDLIKFAKKQMMIIQKAKSRCTELEKEIEELRSKPLAGGTDDVIQALTERLDTILLEKAEYEQHCLALKKENVKMKQETEHSITKMEDLQNELEHSRRSYLKEIESLKTDLVEVQSKYSEDKAGLEKELQEAMQKQIGLAEKLKINNNESQDDVKKLQEEIQRIRPAYEGQILYLKKQLEAIADGKNQEINVLQNIIKANSQYYQGEISSLLEELLQLKTVHKEEMATLMYQLEVCGKDSEEERNKSIQLKQSKVNEKNIQEQVEHENLKEALNPIKENQVHDKKIQEDTAVKQIVNEKVKHLEDSLKEMESQHSMLKDEVTYMNNLKLKLEMDAQHIKDEFFHEREDLEFKVNELLLVKEDHCCIIEKLKSELEASRNQVSNTIKQHDMEVERLKEAYQKEISELKQTFLSDSKKENLAIMIEIQDLREQYENLQQEKQEAVLNYESLRETMEMLQRDLGESAGKISQEFESMKQQQASDVFELQQKLRAAFNEKDKLLETLNDLKEREEVISKQDETEKQENVVKDLQEKNEEILISLNEKDLMVQELQAKICTLNDEKDHFLSKIQNAQEELDNLHKKCERKEEEIIKLKEKEDQITQYNNELEQKVNASTVAWKEALKEKEHNSQIVKKLEVQVKVLSEEQEMLLSQMKNLQKENEKLSTERDQMNKDLDTFIAEKKEFSFKEKTTELGNKLQLAIKEKDNLEELFVKEQTQNSIVRCQLYNFLKEMGATGSEINEEQDVMIILQAVRDSLERMKEEKLSLDFQKNEMVLQLQKENEYIKEENLANCKELRSLLEDYERERISLKEELDGCLSEKVALQHDLQEMNNVNEKTQLENQNLLAQIKEVSQKLLCSKNEIQDQGESSVEEQGNIRLLLEQREAELHDVKAELTTLKDSLENSTSVKSDQHSVMELEDKIVNLEKESKEKEEKLSKIKLVALKARKELDSSRKEAQSLREELELVRSERDHLSTSMKDLIRGAEGYKNLFLEYDKQAEQLDMEKERANNFEHHIEDLKRQLNTSTSQCDKLSSDNETLLAHIETLQSNVKMLEAQILEVQRVKVTVDKELETEKLQKEQKIKEHTNTLKELEELQVQLQNEKKYLQKTMQELEMVKKDAQQTTLMDMEIANYERLVKELNQTITDQNSRIEDLEQEVKIYKQKQETLQEEMSSLQSSLTQAEDKNTKIKQLLVKTKKELKDSKQAEANQLKLHSSLKGELEANQQQVEVYKIQLAEVTSEKHKIQEQLRTSVEQHQRTLSSCHQKITILQEECNTAKAEQATIASEFESYKVRVHNVLKQQKNKSLSQSETEGAKQERQHLEMIDQLKMKLQDTQNNLQTSASELQVLQSEHDTLLERHNKMLQETVAKEAELREKFCTIQSENMVLKSEYAQTVSQLTSQNETLRSSFRDQMRHLQEDHRKTMETLQQQLSKVEAQFFQLKSDPAVRSSNSSHQPLKNLRERRNTDLPLLEMHTVAREEGEGMETTDTESVSSTSIHTPSLEQLLNSPEAKFEPPLWHEELTKEELVQKLNSTTKSADHLNGLLRETEATNAILMEQIKLLKSEVRRLERNQEREKSVANLEYLKNVLLQFIFLKAGSERERLLPVIDTMLQLSPEEKGKLIAIAQGEEESTSRPSGWASYLHSWSGLR